From a single Pseudomonas sp. A34-9 genomic region:
- a CDS encoding GntR family transcriptional regulator → MIRQVRFDKKQRVVDELIRRIESGLMEDGFLLPGEHQLAQEFKVSRGTLREALAELKRRNYIATQSGVGSIVTFDGVALDQRSGWAQALADSGALINTEVLRLEAVTRPDLLSRFGTEKFITLDRRRRSNDGTLVSLERSLMPATGGLESLPRVGLIDNSLTITLAAYGYIGERGDQWIGAEPLNAVDAELLGRAQGTVFLKALRTTYDRQNRFMELVESLLDPVHFRLHLQFGESK, encoded by the coding sequence ATGATTAGACAGGTACGATTTGACAAGAAACAACGGGTAGTCGACGAACTCATCCGGCGCATCGAGAGCGGCCTTATGGAGGACGGCTTTCTGTTGCCCGGCGAGCATCAGTTGGCTCAAGAATTCAAGGTCAGCCGAGGCACGCTGCGAGAAGCGCTGGCCGAACTGAAACGGCGCAATTACATCGCCACACAAAGCGGCGTCGGCTCGATCGTCACGTTCGACGGCGTGGCGCTCGACCAACGCAGCGGCTGGGCGCAGGCACTGGCTGACAGCGGTGCGCTGATCAACACCGAAGTGCTGCGCCTGGAAGCCGTGACCCGGCCCGATCTGCTGTCGCGGTTCGGCACAGAAAAATTCATCACCCTCGACCGTCGCCGACGTTCCAACGACGGCACGCTGGTGTCCCTCGAACGCTCTTTGATGCCAGCGACCGGGGGCCTGGAAAGCCTGCCGCGCGTCGGTCTGATCGACAATTCCCTGACCATCACCTTGGCTGCCTACGGCTACATCGGCGAACGCGGCGATCAATGGATCGGCGCCGAACCGCTGAATGCTGTCGACGCTGAACTGCTCGGTCGCGCGCAAGGCACGGTGTTCCTCAAAGCCCTGCGCACCACCTACGACCGCCAGAACCGTTTCATGGAGCTGGTCGAAAGCCTGCTCGACCCGGTGCATTTCCGTCTGCACCTGCAATTTGGAGAATCGAAATGA
- a CDS encoding ADP-ribosylglycohydrolase family protein, with amino-acid sequence MTALNRALGAFYGLALGDALGMPTQSLNRETIKTRFGQITDLQDAGPLQPIAANMPKGSITDDTEQAILVGELLVEGKGRIEPAILAQRLIEWEAEMQAKGSQDLLGPSTKRAIEMILAGHSPEEAGRYGTTNGAAMRITPVGIAADVADPERFIAAVVQACQVTHNTTLGISSAAAVAAVVSAGINGMDLGEALNVGQQIAQQAQAHGHWVAGGRIASRISWARSISVDSDKALLADLLYDVIGTSVASQESVVVSFALAQQVAVGDMSAFEALCMAASLGGDTDTIAAILGAMLGACLGLESWPAEMIETVKAVNHLELEPLVKGLLTLR; translated from the coding sequence ATGACCGCGCTCAACCGTGCCCTCGGTGCGTTTTATGGCCTGGCCCTCGGTGATGCGCTGGGCATGCCGACGCAATCGCTGAACCGCGAAACCATCAAGACCCGCTTCGGTCAGATCACCGATCTGCAAGACGCAGGTCCCTTGCAACCGATCGCCGCGAACATGCCCAAAGGCTCGATCACCGACGACACCGAACAGGCGATTCTGGTCGGCGAGTTGCTGGTCGAAGGCAAGGGCCGCATCGAGCCGGCGATCCTCGCGCAACGCTTGATCGAGTGGGAAGCCGAGATGCAGGCCAAGGGCTCGCAGGACTTGCTCGGACCGTCGACCAAACGCGCCATTGAAATGATTCTCGCCGGCCACTCGCCGGAAGAAGCCGGGCGCTACGGCACCACCAACGGTGCGGCAATGCGCATCACGCCGGTGGGGATCGCGGCAGACGTTGCCGATCCCGAGCGCTTTATTGCGGCGGTGGTGCAGGCCTGTCAGGTGACCCACAACACCACGCTGGGGATTTCCAGTGCGGCGGCGGTGGCGGCGGTGGTGTCTGCCGGTATCAACGGCATGGACCTGGGCGAGGCGCTGAACGTTGGCCAACAAATCGCGCAACAAGCGCAAGCGCATGGCCACTGGGTGGCGGGTGGACGTATCGCTTCGCGCATCAGTTGGGCGCGCAGCATCAGTGTCGATAGCGACAAGGCACTGCTGGCGGATCTGCTCTACGACGTGATCGGCACTTCGGTGGCGTCGCAGGAGTCGGTGGTGGTTTCGTTCGCGCTGGCGCAGCAAGTGGCGGTCGGTGACATGAGCGCGTTTGAAGCGCTGTGCATGGCCGCCAGCCTGGGCGGCGACACTGACACCATCGCAGCGATTCTTGGCGCCATGCTCGGGGCCTGCCTGGGTCTTGAGAGTTGGCCTGCCGAGATGATCGAGACGGTCAAAGCGGTCAATCATCTGGAGCTTGAGCCCCTCGTGAAAGGACTCCTCACCTTACGTTGA
- a CDS encoding IS3 family transposase (programmed frameshift) translates to MTRRYFSTDFKRDAACLVLDKDYSVSEACEAMGVGPTALRRWVEQLRQERNGKTPERSKAMTPDQQRIQELEAKIRRIEREKENLKKGYSSLDVGFPRSIRLVEELSEQYPRTELCGVFGINRSSFYDRLKQGTKVDVERDRLKIKAVELHQQSRGSMGARGLSEALRNEKESVGRYMARSLMREIGLKSQQRRRHRYKPSGAEAQYAPNHLERKFNVEAPNQVWCGDVTYIWAGTYWVYLAAVLDLHARRIVGWAMSRSPDSALTCQALKVAFESRGRPENLMFHSDQGCHYSSKMFRETLSDMRIKQSMSRRGNCWDNAPMERFFGSLKSEWIPKAGYRNEDEASTDVLRYLTHYYNRIRLHSHNGYRTPVAMEALAA, encoded by the exons TTGACTAGACGGTACTTTTCGACAGATTTCAAACGGGACGCGGCTTGCTTGGTACTGGATAAAGATTATTCAGTAAGTGAGGCCTGCGAAGCGATGGGGGTGGGCCCGACCGCTCTGCGCCGCTGGGTTGAGCAGTTGCGCCAGGAGCGCAACGGCAAGACGCCCGAAAGATCCAAGGCCATGACACCCGATCAACAACGCATTCAGGAACTGGAAGCAAAAATCCGACGGATTGAGCGTGAGAAAGAAA ATCTTAAAAAAGGCTACAGCTCTCTTGATGTCGGATTCCCTCGATCGATAAGGCTGGTCGAGGAGTTAAGCGAGCAATATCCAAGAACCGAGTTGTGTGGTGTGTTTGGAATCAACCGCAGCAGTTTTTACGACCGGTTGAAACAGGGCACAAAAGTTGATGTTGAACGCGATCGCCTCAAGATCAAGGCTGTTGAACTGCATCAGCAAAGTCGCGGTTCGATGGGCGCGCGAGGCCTGTCAGAGGCGTTGCGTAACGAAAAGGAGTCTGTAGGTCGCTACATGGCTCGTAGCCTGATGCGCGAAATTGGATTAAAGAGCCAGCAACGGCGCAGGCATCGTTACAAACCCAGCGGCGCGGAGGCTCAATACGCCCCTAACCATTTGGAGCGTAAATTCAACGTCGAGGCGCCCAATCAAGTGTGGTGTGGCGACGTGACTTACATCTGGGCGGGTACTTACTGGGTTTATCTGGCTGCGGTACTTGATCTGCATGCCCGACGCATCGTCGGCTGGGCGATGTCCCGAAGCCCGGATTCAGCACTAACCTGTCAAGCCTTGAAGGTGGCTTTCGAGTCGCGAGGACGGCCTGAAAACTTAATGTTCCATTCGGATCAGGGCTGTCATTACAGCAGCAAAATGTTCCGTGAAACGTTGTCGGACATGCGGATAAAACAAAGCATGAGTCGACGGGGAAACTGCTGGGATAACGCTCCGATGGAACGTTTCTTTGGCAGTTTGAAATCTGAATGGATACCCAAGGCCGGCTACCGAAACGAAGACGAAGCCAGTACCGATGTGTTGCGCTACCTGACCCACTATTACAATCGGATCAGGCTGCACAGCCACAACGGTTATAGGACTCCGGTAGCCATGGAGGCCCTGGCGGCATGA
- a CDS encoding substrate-binding domain-containing protein, which translates to MKRRFGIRTLCSTALAVTAFSLSSALLAADTVKIGFLVKQAEEPWFQTEWAFAEKAAKDKGFELIKIAVPDGEKTLSAIDSLAANGAKGFVICPPDVSLGPAIMAKAKLNDLKVIAVDDRFVDANGKFMEDVPYLGMAAFEVGQKQGNAMVAEAKKRNWDWKDTYAVVNTYNELDTGKKRTDGSVKSLEDAGMPKDHILFAALKTLDVPGSMDATNSALVKLPSAAKNLIIGGMNDNTVLGGVRATEAAGFAAANVIGIGINGTDAIGELKKPNSGFFGSMLPSPHIEGYKTAEMMYEWVTTGKEPPKYTAMDDVTLITRDNFKQELEKIGLWN; encoded by the coding sequence AATCGGTTTTCTGGTGAAACAGGCTGAAGAACCGTGGTTCCAGACCGAGTGGGCCTTCGCCGAGAAAGCGGCCAAGGACAAGGGCTTCGAACTGATCAAAATCGCCGTGCCGGATGGCGAGAAGACCCTCTCGGCGATCGACAGTCTGGCGGCCAACGGGGCCAAGGGCTTCGTGATCTGCCCGCCGGATGTCTCGCTCGGCCCGGCGATCATGGCCAAAGCCAAACTCAATGACCTGAAAGTGATTGCCGTCGACGACCGCTTTGTCGACGCCAACGGCAAGTTCATGGAAGACGTGCCGTACCTCGGCATGGCCGCGTTCGAAGTCGGCCAGAAGCAAGGCAACGCGATGGTCGCCGAAGCGAAGAAGCGTAACTGGGACTGGAAAGACACCTATGCGGTGGTCAACACCTACAACGAACTCGACACCGGCAAGAAACGCACCGACGGCTCTGTGAAATCCCTTGAAGACGCCGGTATGCCGAAAGATCACATTCTGTTCGCCGCACTGAAAACCCTCGACGTACCGGGCAGCATGGACGCGACCAACTCGGCGCTGGTGAAACTGCCGAGCGCGGCGAAGAACCTGATCATCGGCGGCATGAACGACAACACCGTGCTCGGCGGCGTGCGCGCCACTGAGGCGGCTGGTTTCGCTGCAGCCAACGTGATCGGCATCGGCATCAACGGCACCGACGCCATCGGCGAACTGAAAAAACCCAACAGCGGCTTCTTCGGTTCGATGCTGCCAAGCCCGCACATCGAAGGCTACAAGACCGCAGAGATGATGTACGAGTGGGTCACCACCGGCAAAGAACCGCCGAAGTACACGGCCATGGACGACGTCACCCTGATCACCCGCGACAACTTCAAGCAAGAGCTGGAAAAAATCGGCCTGTGGAACTGA
- the araH gene encoding L-arabinose ABC transporter permease AraH, producing the protein MTTQNETLPTARKPLDMRRFLDDWVMLLAAIGIFIACTLLIDNFLSPLNMRGLGLAISTTGIAACTMLYCLASGHFDLSVGSVIACAGVVAAVVMRDTNSVFLGVSAALVMGLIVGLINGIVIAKLRVNALITTLATMQIVRGLAYIFANGKAVGVSQESFFVFGNGQLFGVPVPILITIVCFLFFGWLLNYTTYGRNTMAIGGNQEAALLAGVNVDRTKIIIFAVHGVIGALAGVILASRMTSGQPMIGQGFELTVISACVLGGVSLSGGIGMIRHVIAGVLILAIIENAMNLKNIDTFYQYVIRGSILLLAVVIDRLKQR; encoded by the coding sequence ATGACAACCCAAAACGAAACCCTGCCGACCGCGCGCAAACCGTTGGACATGCGCCGCTTCCTCGATGACTGGGTCATGCTGCTGGCGGCAATCGGCATCTTCATTGCCTGCACGCTGCTGATCGACAACTTTCTCTCGCCGCTGAACATGCGTGGCCTGGGCCTGGCGATTTCCACCACCGGGATCGCCGCGTGCACGATGTTGTACTGCCTGGCGTCGGGGCACTTCGACTTGTCGGTGGGTTCGGTAATTGCCTGCGCCGGTGTGGTTGCGGCAGTGGTGATGCGCGATACCAACAGCGTGTTTCTCGGTGTCAGTGCGGCGTTGGTGATGGGCCTGATTGTCGGGCTGATCAACGGGATCGTGATTGCCAAGTTGCGCGTCAATGCGTTGATCACGACGTTGGCGACCATGCAGATCGTTCGTGGTCTGGCGTACATTTTTGCCAACGGCAAAGCGGTGGGCGTGTCGCAGGAATCGTTCTTCGTCTTCGGTAACGGCCAGTTATTCGGCGTGCCGGTGCCGATTCTGATCACCATCGTCTGCTTTCTGTTTTTTGGCTGGTTGCTGAACTACACCACCTACGGGCGCAACACCATGGCCATCGGTGGCAACCAGGAAGCGGCATTGTTGGCGGGTGTGAACGTTGATCGCACCAAGATCATCATCTTTGCCGTGCACGGCGTGATCGGTGCGCTGGCCGGGGTGATCCTGGCGTCGCGGATGACGTCGGGGCAGCCGATGATTGGTCAGGGTTTCGAGCTGACGGTGATCTCGGCTTGCGTGCTGGGCGGGGTGTCGTTGAGTGGCGGGATTGGCATGATTCGGCATGTGATTGCCGGGGTGTTGATTTTGGCGATTATCGAGAATGCGATGAACCTGAAGAACATTGATACTTTCTACCAATACGTCATTCGTGGTTCGATCCTGTTGCTCGCCGTCGTTATCGACCGCCTCAAACAACGCTAA
- the araG gene encoding L-arabinose ABC transporter ATP-binding protein AraG, with the protein MHAQVQTQQHSSSGSLRFNGIGKTFPGVKALDAISFVAHPGQVHALMGENGAGKSTLLKILGGAYIPSSGELQIGEQTMAFKSTADSIGSGVAVIHQELHLVPEMTVAENLFLGHLPASFGLINRGVLRQQALNCLKGLADEIDPQTKVGRLSLGQRQLVEIAKALSRGAHVIAFDEPTSSLSAREIDRLMAIIGRLRDEGKVVLYVSHRMEEVFRICDAVTVFKDGRYVRTFDDMSQLTHDQLVTCMVGRDIQDIYDYRHRPRGAVALKVDGLLGPGLREPISFEAHKGEILGLFGLVGAGRTELFRLLSGLERNTAGRLELRGHELKLRSPRDAIAAGILLCPEDRKKEGIIPLASVAENINISARGAHSGLGCLIRGLWEKGNADKQIKALKVKTPHAGQQIKFLSGGNQQKAILGRWLSMPMKVLLLDEPTRGIDIGAKAEIYQIIHNLAAEGISVIVVSSDLMEVMGISDRILVLCEGALRGEISRDQANESNLLQLALPRHRADGVAN; encoded by the coding sequence ATGCACGCGCAAGTACAGACACAACAACACAGCTCCAGCGGCAGCCTGCGTTTCAACGGGATCGGCAAAACTTTTCCCGGCGTGAAAGCGCTGGACGCTATCAGTTTCGTCGCCCATCCCGGCCAGGTTCATGCCTTGATGGGCGAGAACGGCGCCGGCAAATCGACCCTGCTGAAAATCCTCGGCGGCGCTTATATCCCGAGCAGCGGCGAGTTGCAGATCGGCGAACAGACCATGGCGTTCAAATCGACCGCTGACAGCATCGGCAGCGGCGTCGCGGTGATTCACCAGGAGCTGCATCTGGTGCCGGAAATGACCGTCGCCGAGAACCTGTTTCTCGGCCATCTGCCGGCCAGTTTCGGTTTGATCAATCGCGGCGTGTTGCGCCAGCAGGCGTTGAATTGCCTGAAAGGTCTCGCCGACGAAATCGATCCGCAAACCAAGGTCGGACGCTTGTCCCTCGGTCAGCGGCAATTGGTGGAAATCGCCAAAGCGCTGTCGCGCGGCGCCCACGTCATTGCCTTCGACGAACCCACCAGCAGCCTCTCGGCCCGTGAGATCGACCGCTTGATGGCGATCATCGGGCGCCTGCGTGACGAGGGCAAAGTGGTGCTTTACGTCTCGCATCGCATGGAAGAAGTGTTCCGCATCTGCGACGCGGTGACGGTGTTCAAGGACGGTCGCTACGTGCGCACCTTCGACGACATGAGCCAGTTGACCCACGATCAACTGGTAACCTGCATGGTCGGTCGCGACATTCAGGACATCTACGATTATCGCCACCGTCCACGCGGCGCCGTCGCGCTGAAGGTCGACGGCCTGCTCGGTCCGGGCCTGCGCGAGCCGATCAGTTTTGAGGCGCACAAAGGCGAAATCCTTGGCCTGTTCGGACTGGTCGGGGCAGGGCGCACCGAGCTGTTTCGCCTGCTCAGCGGGCTTGAGCGCAACACGGCCGGACGCCTTGAACTGCGCGGTCACGAACTGAAATTGCGCTCACCGCGTGATGCGATTGCGGCGGGCATTTTGCTGTGTCCGGAGGATCGCAAGAAGGAAGGCATCATCCCGCTGGCCAGCGTCGCCGAGAACATCAACATCAGTGCCCGTGGCGCCCATTCGGGTCTCGGTTGCCTGATTCGCGGTTTGTGGGAAAAGGGCAATGCCGACAAACAGATCAAGGCGCTGAAGGTGAAAACCCCGCACGCCGGCCAGCAGATCAAATTCCTCTCCGGCGGCAATCAGCAGAAGGCCATTCTCGGTCGCTGGCTGTCGATGCCGATGAAGGTCTTGCTGCTCGACGAACCGACGCGTGGCATCGACATCGGTGCCAAAGCGGAGATCTACCAGATCATCCATAACCTCGCTGCCGAGGGTATTTCGGTGATCGTGGTGTCCAGCGACCTGATGGAAGTGATGGGCATTTCCGACCGCATTCTGGTGCTTTGCGAAGGCGCCCTGCGCGGCGAAATCAGCCGCGACCAGGCCAATGAATCCAACCTGCTGCAACTGGCTTTGCCGCGCCACCGCGCTGACGGCGTGGCGAACTGA
- a CDS encoding cytosine permease, whose protein sequence is MSSSNAGQSAGQLETRGIEPVPEAECNGHPLQLFWVWFAANISILGLPLGATLVAFRGLAIWQAIIVAIIGAAGSFAVVGIISIAGRRGRAPSLTLSRAIFGVRGNIGPTLVSLMSRLGWETVNTTTAAFVLLSLCSILFGSPVEAKSAPVLTLIFIAIFVLLTLSVSGLGHATLLVIQKWATYVFGALNILVGGFLCATIDWSAVFNATPAPMSAMIIGIGTMAAGTGIGWANAGADMSRYQHRSVKAVRLVASAAFGAGIPLVLLITLGGLLSVGNNDLASATDPIVAIRDMLPTWMAVPYLITAFGGLLLSNNLSVYSAGLTTLTLGLKVKRVYAVVVDIVAIFAGSIYFMLIADSFYGPFITFISLLAVPITAWVGIFVVDLIHRHYYSPKDLLDVSPSSAYWYRGGIEWRAFGAWAIAIVLGFSFTTIGTTAENVWFKGFLSDSWLGHNGLGWIVTFVVAGGIYCVLGGAKDRRAAQTENAHA, encoded by the coding sequence ATGAGTTCATCAAACGCCGGGCAAAGCGCCGGGCAACTGGAAACCCGCGGCATCGAACCGGTGCCGGAAGCCGAGTGCAACGGCCATCCGCTGCAACTGTTCTGGGTCTGGTTCGCCGCCAACATTTCCATCCTCGGTCTGCCCCTGGGCGCCACGCTGGTCGCGTTTCGCGGGCTGGCGATCTGGCAGGCGATCATCGTCGCGATCATCGGTGCCGCCGGTTCGTTTGCCGTGGTCGGGATCATCTCGATTGCCGGCCGTCGTGGCCGCGCGCCGAGCCTGACCTTGTCGCGAGCAATCTTCGGTGTGCGCGGCAATATCGGCCCGACGCTGGTCTCGCTGATGTCGCGCCTGGGCTGGGAAACGGTCAACACCACCACCGCTGCATTCGTGCTGTTGTCACTGTGCTCGATCCTGTTCGGCTCGCCGGTCGAAGCGAAAAGTGCGCCGGTACTGACGCTGATCTTCATCGCGATTTTCGTTTTGCTGACGTTGTCGGTGTCCGGCCTCGGTCATGCGACGTTGCTGGTCATCCAGAAGTGGGCGACCTACGTGTTCGGTGCGCTGAACATTCTGGTTGGCGGCTTCCTTTGCGCGACCATCGACTGGAGCGCGGTGTTCAACGCCACGCCAGCGCCGATGAGCGCAATGATCATCGGTATCGGCACCATGGCTGCCGGCACCGGGATTGGCTGGGCCAACGCGGGTGCCGACATGTCGCGCTACCAGCATCGCAGCGTCAAAGCCGTGCGTCTGGTTGCATCCGCAGCATTCGGTGCGGGCATTCCACTGGTGCTGCTGATCACCCTCGGCGGTCTGCTGTCGGTGGGCAACAACGACCTCGCCTCCGCGACTGACCCGATCGTGGCGATTCGCGACATGCTGCCAACCTGGATGGCGGTGCCTTACCTGATCACTGCATTCGGCGGTCTGTTGCTGTCGAACAACCTGTCGGTGTACTCCGCCGGCTTGACCACGCTGACCCTTGGCCTGAAGGTCAAACGCGTCTACGCGGTGGTGGTCGACATCGTCGCGATCTTCGCCGGTTCGATCTACTTCATGCTGATTGCCGACAGCTTCTACGGCCCGTTCATCACGTTCATTTCCCTGCTGGCGGTGCCGATCACCGCCTGGGTCGGGATCTTCGTCGTCGACCTGATTCATCGTCACTACTACAGCCCGAAAGACCTGCTCGACGTCAGCCCAAGCAGCGCTTACTGGTATCGCGGTGGCATCGAGTGGCGTGCATTCGGCGCCTGGGCGATTGCCATCGTGCTTGGCTTCAGCTTCACCACCATCGGCACCACCGCCGAGAACGTCTGGTTCAAAGGCTTCCTGTCCGACTCGTGGCTGGGCCATAACGGTCTTGGCTGGATCGTGACGTTCGTGGTGGCCGGTGGCATTTACTGTGTACTGGGCGGGGCGAAAGATCGCCGCGCCGCGCAAACCGAGAATGCTCATGCCTAA